The following are from one region of the Roseobacter fucihabitans genome:
- a CDS encoding MmcQ/YjbR family DNA-binding protein, translated as MTRSEFDMLCAVQPGAILSGPGELDAWKIGGKMFTCFGHTDTRATNDDHTVVRCADTEMARMLIETGAAGKPAYFRGAWVRLDLASLNVTEAAHRIAVSYTTIRAGLTKKAQAALPACEET; from the coding sequence ATGACACGTTCTGAGTTTGATATGCTGTGTGCGGTTCAGCCCGGCGCGATCTTGTCCGGTCCTGGCGAACTCGATGCATGGAAAATCGGCGGCAAGATGTTCACCTGCTTCGGTCACACCGATACCCGTGCCACCAATGACGATCACACGGTGGTGCGCTGTGCAGACACGGAAATGGCGCGGATGCTGATCGAAACCGGGGCCGCCGGAAAGCCCGCCTATTTTCGCGGCGCCTGGGTCCGGCTGGATCTGGCCTCCCTGAATGTAACGGAGGCCGCCCACCGGATCGCCGTGTCCTACACCACCATCCGGGCGGGCCTGACCAAAAAGGCACAAGCCGCCCTGCCCGCCTGCGAGGAGACCTGA
- a CDS encoding carbohydrate ABC transporter permease encodes MTAPNPAPATRSWYKRNEIAVTPWLFLAPAMLFFAFYVIWPIYQSIMISFYDWDGLGDATFIGMGNYVELMDDGAFEVSLWNNLKWLLFYLLAIPGGLFIALFLNQTVTGIRLYKSLFFFPFVISQVVVGLVFSWFYLPNEGLLNGVLGLVGLGPINVLGDPDLATYGIIAAGLWPQTAYCMILYLTGLNAVDPEQIEAGRLDNAKGWKMLWYIIIPQLKPATFIAFVVTIIGALRSFDLISIMTNGGPFGQTRVLSFYMFEKALSEYGFRMGYGAAIAVILFLIMLVFIAYFLWSMWREEKGR; translated from the coding sequence ATGACAGCCCCGAATCCCGCGCCCGCCACGCGCAGCTGGTACAAGCGCAATGAAATTGCCGTGACACCGTGGCTGTTTCTGGCCCCTGCGATGCTGTTCTTTGCCTTCTATGTGATCTGGCCGATCTATCAGTCGATCATGATCTCCTTTTACGACTGGGACGGCTTGGGGGATGCCACCTTCATCGGCATGGGCAATTATGTCGAACTGATGGATGACGGTGCCTTCGAGGTCTCGCTGTGGAACAACCTCAAATGGCTGCTGTTTTATCTGCTGGCGATCCCAGGTGGCTTGTTCATCGCGCTCTTCCTCAACCAGACCGTGACCGGCATCCGCCTCTATAAATCGCTCTTCTTCTTTCCTTTCGTGATCAGCCAGGTCGTCGTGGGTCTCGTCTTCTCCTGGTTCTACCTGCCCAATGAGGGCCTGTTGAACGGCGTGCTCGGACTTGTGGGTCTCGGCCCCATCAACGTGCTGGGGGATCCGGACCTTGCCACCTATGGCATCATCGCCGCCGGGCTTTGGCCGCAAACCGCCTATTGCATGATCCTCTACCTCACCGGCCTCAACGCCGTGGACCCCGAACAGATTGAGGCCGGGCGTCTGGACAATGCCAAGGGCTGGAAAATGCTGTGGTACATCATCATCCCGCAACTCAAACCCGCGACCTTTATCGCCTTTGTGGTGACGATCATCGGCGCGCTACGCTCCTTTGACCTCATCTCGATCATGACCAATGGCGGCCCCTTCGGGCAAACCCGTGTGCTGTCGTTTTATATGTTCGAAAAGGCGCTCTCGGAATACGGCTTCCGCATGGGATATGGGGCGGCCATCGCCGTGATCCTGTTCCTGATCATGCTCGTCTTCATCGCCTATTTCCTGTGGTCGATGTGGCGTGAGGAAAAAGGCCGGTGA
- a CDS encoding ABC transporter substrate-binding protein, with protein MRFTTKSMALALAGSTMLAGMAQAELTGDLKIFLDTSNPAPRATMEKMIGDFGALHPGLNIETTVIDREAYKTQIRNFLTADSPDVATWYAANRMTPYVNAGLFEDVSDLWAEPEIAENLSSTKGAMTIDGKQWGVPYTYYQWGIYYRKDIYAELGLNEPANFDEMKSNCQAIIDSGRACYTIGSKFLWTAGGWFDYLNMRTNGFDFHMELAAGNVKWTDDRVRATFANWRELIDMGAFLENHQNYSWQEALPFMVKGEAAAYLMGNFAVAPLREAGLSDDQLDFYQFPAINPDVALAEDAPTDTFHIPANASNKEAAREFLRYAVSADVQTEINNGDNLGQLPVNASASVDDDKFLNEGFEMLSANASGGVAQFFDRDFPAEMAAEAMQGLQEFMVIPDNLDDILNRLNKVQERVYK; from the coding sequence ATGCGTTTCACCACAAAATCAATGGCTCTGGCATTGGCAGGATCGACCATGCTTGCGGGCATGGCACAGGCCGAACTCACGGGCGATCTGAAGATTTTCCTTGATACATCCAACCCCGCGCCGCGTGCGACAATGGAAAAGATGATCGGCGATTTCGGCGCGCTGCACCCCGGTCTCAACATCGAAACCACGGTGATTGACCGCGAAGCTTACAAGACCCAAATCCGCAACTTCCTGACCGCCGATTCGCCCGATGTGGCGACATGGTATGCGGCCAACAGGATGACGCCCTATGTAAACGCCGGGCTGTTTGAGGATGTCTCGGACCTCTGGGCGGAGCCTGAGATTGCCGAAAACCTCTCTTCCACCAAGGGCGCGATGACGATTGATGGCAAACAATGGGGCGTGCCTTATACCTACTACCAGTGGGGCATTTATTATCGCAAGGACATCTACGCCGAACTCGGCCTCAATGAGCCTGCCAATTTCGACGAAATGAAATCCAACTGTCAGGCGATCATCGATTCGGGTCGCGCCTGTTACACCATCGGGTCGAAGTTCCTGTGGACGGCGGGCGGCTGGTTTGACTATCTCAACATGCGCACCAACGGTTTTGATTTCCACATGGAGCTGGCCGCGGGCAACGTCAAATGGACCGATGACCGCGTGCGCGCAACCTTCGCCAACTGGCGCGAATTGATCGACATGGGCGCATTTCTGGAAAACCACCAGAACTATTCCTGGCAAGAAGCTCTGCCCTTCATGGTCAAGGGCGAAGCCGCCGCTTACCTGATGGGTAACTTCGCCGTCGCCCCTCTGCGCGAAGCGGGCCTGAGCGATGACCAGCTGGATTTCTACCAGTTCCCGGCGATCAACCCGGATGTCGCATTGGCCGAAGACGCGCCCACGGATACGTTCCACATCCCGGCCAATGCGTCCAACAAAGAAGCCGCGCGCGAATTCCTGCGCTATGCGGTATCGGCTGATGTTCAGACCGAGATCAACAATGGCGACAACCTCGGCCAGCTGCCGGTGAATGCCTCGGCCTCCGTAGATGACGATAAATTCCTCAACGAGGGGTTTGAAATGCTGTCGGCAAATGCCTCAGGTGGTGTCGCGCAGTTCTTTGACCGCGACTTCCCTGCGGAAATGGCCGCCGAAGCCATGCAGGGTCTTCAGGAATTCATGGTGATTCCTGACAACCTTGATGACATCCTGAACCGCCTCAACAAGGTTCAGGAACGCGTCTACAAATAA